A single Anopheles arabiensis isolate DONGOLA chromosome 2, AaraD3, whole genome shotgun sequence DNA region contains:
- the LOC120895800 gene encoding probable arginine--tRNA ligase, cytoplasmic, with amino-acid sequence MADFDSATKCIRNIEKEILLLQSEVLKTREGLGLEDDNVELKKLMEENTRLKHRLEIVQSAIVQEGGSIASSDSGNQSIVGELQQVFTEAIQKAFPSVLVEAVITISSSPKFGDYQCNSAMQIAQHLKQLSVKSSPREVAQKLVAELQKPIPCVDRLEIAGAGYVNIFLSRSYGEQRIMSILRHGIVVPSIEKKRVIVDFSSPNVAKEMHVGHLRSTIIGDSICRFLEYLGHDVLRINHIGDWGTQFGMLIAHLQDRFPNFQTESPPISDLQAFYKESKVRFDSDEVFKKRAYECVVKLQSGELSYLKAWNLICDVSRKEFQTIYNRLDVKLVERGESFYQSRMEKIVEELKQDGFLEEDEGRLIMWGENRAGIPLTIVKSDGGFTYDTSDMAAIKQRLQEEKADWLIYVTDAGQATHFQTIFSCAKRAKILQESKHRVDHVGFGVVLGEDGKKFKTRSGDTVKLTELLNEGLRRAMEKLVQKERNLVLTEEELVAAQESVAYGCIKYADLSHNRNNEYVFSFDKMLEDKGNTAVYLLYAYTRIRSIARKCGGDFANDMQKVIDSTVIKLDHEKEWKLAKVLLRFTDVMLLIMKNLSLHHLCEFVYEICTAFSEFYDSCYCIEKNKQGEIITVYPSRVLLCEATSKVLEKCFDILGLKPVHKI; translated from the exons ATGGCTGACTTCGATAGTGCCACTAAATGTATCAGaaacattgaaaaagaaaTTCTTCTCTTGCAATCCGAAGTTTTGAAGACTCGTGAGGGGCTTGGGCTGGAAGATGATAACGTGGAACTTAAAAAGTTAATGGAGGAAAACACGAGATTAAAGCATCGTTTGGAGATAGTGCAATCG GCTATTGTACAGGAAGGCGGATCAATCGCATCCTCCGATTCTGGCAACCAATCCATTGTTGGCGAACTGCAGCAAGTATTTACCGAAGCCATTCAAAAAGCTTTTCCAAGTGTGTTGGTTGAGGCGGTTATTACTATTTCGTCATCCCCCAAGTTTGGCGATTATCAATGCAATAGTGCTATGCAGATTGCGCAGCATTTGAAGCAGTTATCTGTTAAATCGTCGCCACGTGAAGTGGCCCAAAAACTGGTAGCTGAATTGCAAAAACCAATACCTTGTGTCGATAGATTAGAAATCGCTGGAGCGGGATACGTAAATATTTTCCTATCTAG ATCTTATGGAGAACAACGCATTATGAGCATCTTGAGGCATGGGATTGTGGTACCATCAATAGAAAAGAAACGTGTGATAGTCGATTTTTCCTCGCCTAACGTAGCGAAAGAAATGCATGTCGGTCATTTACGTTCGACCATCATTGGTGATTCAATTTGTCGATTTTTGGAATATCTCGGACACGATGTGCTTCGTATTAACCATATCGGAGACTGGGGAACGCAATTTGGTATGTTAATTGCTCATTTGCAGGACCGTTTCCCTAATTTCCAAACCGAGTCCCCGCCTATCAGCGATTTGCAAGCATTTTACAAGGAGTCAAAGGTTCGATTTGACAGCGATGAAGTATTTAAAAAGCGTGCCTACGAATGTGTAGTCAAACTGCAAAGTGGAGAGCTGAGTTATTTGAAGGCCTGGAATCTAATTTGCGATGTTTCACGCAAAGAATTCCAAACCATCTACAACAGATTGGATGTGAAACTAGTTGAACGTGGTGAATCGTTTTATCAAAGCAGAATGGAAAAAATCGTAGAAGAACTTAAGCAGGATGGGTTCCTTGAAGAAGACGAAGGCCGTCTTATCATGTGGGGCGAAAATCGCGCTGGAATTCCTTTAACCATCGTAAAATCAGACGGAGGATTTACATATGATACTTCGGATATGGCCGCCATCAAACAACGCTTGCAAGAAGAAAAGGCTGATTGGTTGATATATGTAACTGACGCTGGGCAGGCGACTCATTTCCAAACAATTTTTTCTTGTGCAAAACGAGCCAAAATCCTACAAGAGAGCAAACATCGTGTGGATCACGTCGGATTTGGTGTGGTGCTAGGCGAAGATGGTAAAAAATTCAAGACTCGTTCTGGTGATACGGTGAAATTGACAGAACTTCTCAATGAAGGTTTGAGGAGGGCTATGGAAAAACTAGTTCAGAAGGAACGGAACTTAGTGCTCACAGAAGAGGAGCTAGTTGCAGCACAAGAATCAGTCGCCTACGGTTGTATTAAATATGCGGATCTGTCGCATAATCGTAACAACGAATATGTGTTCTCCTTCGATAAG ATGCTGGAGGACAAAGGAAATACTGCCGTGTATCTGTTGTATGCCTATACCCGCATTCGTTCTATTGCAAGAAAATGTGGCGGAGATTTTGCAAATGACATGCAAAAGGTGATCGATTCCACAGTTATTAAATTAGATCATGAAAAGGAATGGAAACTCGCCAAGGTGTTGCTTCGTTTTACCGACGTTATGTTATTGATCATGAAAAATCTATCGTTACATCATCTTTGTGAGTTTGTTTACGAAATATGCACAGCTTTTAGTGAGTTTTATGACAGTTGTTATTGCATCGAAAAAAATAAGCAAG GTGAAATTATTACTGTTTATCCCTCCCGCGTCTTGCTATGCGAAGCAACATCAAAGGTGCTGGAAAAATGTTTCGATATTTTAGGACTGAAGCCTGTGCATAAAATATAA
- the LOC120893583 gene encoding 39S ribosomal protein L18, mitochondrial, translating into MAGSAKQVFSKIQQTNNVSKGTLYVVNRNPRNLERLRLAYKVDGYHLERPVRNFWHRLELNASKKYVTAKLVHFENGPVIECSTNEWALKRHLYKGNDFTAFITLGKVFASRCLDAGLTEVRCDFIPSTGKKVDLFLRTVEESGICLKEPNRIRPSYSWDMHRPEKPWEVME; encoded by the exons ATGGCGGGTAGTGCAAAACAAGTCTTTTCTAAAATTCAACAAACTAATAATGTTTCTAAGGGTACCTTGTACGTAGTTAATAGGAACCCCAGAAATCTCGAACGATTAAGATTAGCATACAAAGTGGACGGATATCATCTAGAAAGACCTGTTCGAAACTTCTGGCATAG GTTGGAGCTAAATGCTAGCAAAAAATACGTTACAGCTAAATTGGTTCACTTTGAAAACGGACCAGTGATCGAATGTAGCACTAATGAATGGGCTCTGAAGCGGCATCTGTACAAAGGAAATGACTTCACGGCGTTCATTACGCTGGGAAAAGTATTCGCCTCGCGTTGCTTGGATGCTGGACTAACCGAGGTGCGATGTGATTTTATACCGTCAACCGGAAAGAAGGTGGACCTTTTCCTACGCACTGTCGAAGAGAGTGGTATTTGTCTCAAGGAACCGAATAGAATTCGCCCGTCGTATTCTTGGGATATGCACCGACCCGAAAAGCCGTGGGAAGTGATGGAGTAa
- the LOC120893584 gene encoding cytochrome b-c1 complex subunit 9 yields the protein MKLLNNLLLKRTSTYLVGIAGAVFFFERGFDMITDTIFESHNKGKLWKDIKHKYEQ from the exons ATGAAGCTGCTGAACAATTTGCTGTTGAAGCGCACCTCCACTTACCTGGTCGGAATTGCGGGAGCTGTATTTTTCTTCGAGCGTGGCTTCGATATGATAACAGATACCATTTTCGAATCCCACAACAAAGGG AAATTATGGAAAGACATTAAGCACAAATACGAGCAGTAA
- the LOC120893582 gene encoding ATP-dependent RNA helicase abstrakt: MSIRYVNRKLETASLLTNQKGVVNSFTNSNSFSIKMSSPRVKRYRRDSQKSEDEENNSFVPYVSVKERKKQQLLKLGRIVQLTAEASTVGKSSSENEHEEESTEESWGRKFNISLLDQHTELKKIAEAKKISAVEKQLKEEEKILESVAEKKALMGVAELAKGIQYEDPIKTSWTPPRYILSKPESRHEKIREKLRILTEGENVPPPLRTFREMKLPKAVLAALAKRNIKKPSPIQVQGIPAVLAGRDLIGIAFTGSGKTLVFVLPIIMFSLEQELRLPFIKREGPYGLIICPSRELAKQTHDIIQYYCRHLQEAGMPEIRTVLAIGGIPVNDAIAIIQQGAHIMVATPGRLMDMLDKKLVTLDVCRYLCMDEADRMIDMGFEEDVRTIFSYFKGQRQTLLFSATMPKKIQNFAKSALVKPVTINVGRAGAASMNVTQDVEYVKQEAKVVYLLECLQKTPPPVLIFAEKKQDVDAIHEYLLLKGVEAVAIHGGKDQEERYRSVESFRNQEKDVLVATDVASKGLDFPDVQHVINYDMPDDIENYVHRIGRTGRSGSKGLATTFINKATEQFVLLDLKHLLIEAQQKVPPFLGELCSETEKYADLGDGCSYCGGLGHRITECPKLEAVQSKQASNIGRRDYLSNTAADY, translated from the coding sequence ATGTCAATAAGATATGTAAATAGGAAACTTGAGACAGCAAGTTTGTTGACAAATCAAAAAGGGGTAGTGAATAGTTTTACAAATTCGAATTCATTTTCTATAAAGATGTCTAGTCCGCGTGTTAAAAGATATAGAAGAGATTCTCAAAAGAGCgaagatgaagaaaacaatTCGTTTGTTCCTTATGTGTCAgtaaaagaacgaaaaaaacaacagctgcTCAAGTTGGGTCGTATCGTTCAATTGACTGCCGAAGCATCTACGGTTGGAAAATCATCCAGTGAAAATGAGCACGAGGAAGAAAGCACAGAAGAGTCATGGGGAAGAAAATTTAATATCAGCTTGTTGGATCAACACACTGAACTTAAAAAGATAGCAGAAGCTAAGAAAATTAGCGCAGTAGAAAAACAATTGAAAGAGGAGGAGAAAATCCTCGAAAGTGTCGCTGAAAAGAAAGCACTTATGGGTGTTGCTGAGTTGGCCAAGGGAATACAGTATGAAGATCCTATCAAAACCAGCTGGACGCCTCCAAGATATATTTTATCCAAACCGGAATCCCGTCACGAGAAAATTCGCGAAAAGCTCCGTATACTGACGGAAGGAGAAAATGTACCACCGCCACTGCGTACGTTTCGTGAAATGAAGCTCCCAAAAGCCGTGTTAGCAGCCTTGGCGAAAAGAAACATAAAGAAACCTTCTCCTATTCAAGTGCAAGGTATACCTGCAGTTCTGGCTGGACGAGACTTGATCGGGATCGCATTTACTGGCTCGGGTAAAacgttggtttttgttttaccaatCATTATGTTCTCTTTAGAGCAAGAATTACGGCTACCATTCATTAAACGTGAAGGGCCGTACGGATTGATCATTTGTCCTTCTCGGGAGCTAGCGAAACAAACACATGACATAATTCAGTACTATTGTCGCCATCTTCAGGAAGCTGGTATGCCAGAAATTCGCACTGTTCTCGCAATTGGCGGAATCCCCGTAAATGACGCCATTGCAATCATTCAGCAGGGGGCACACATCATGGTTGCCACGCCGGGTCGACTAATGGATATGTTGGATAAAAAATTGGTAACTCTAGATGTATGCCGTTACCTGTGCATGGATGAAGCTGATCGAATGATTGACATGGGTTTTGAGGAAGACGTCCGCACaatattttcctattttaagGGACAACGACAAACTCTTTTATTCTCGGCAACCATGCCAAAAAAGATTCAAAATTTTGCTAAATCTGCTTTAGTAAAACCAGTTACAATCAACGTTGGACGTGCGGGTGCCGCTTCAATGAACGTAACTCAAGACGTGGAATACGTAAAGCAGGAGGCAAAAGTTGTGTATTTGTTGGAGTGTTTGCAGAAAACACCACCTCCAGTACTGATATTTGCTGAGAAAAAGCAAGATGTCGACGcaattcatgaatatttattaCTTAAAGGGGTAGAAGCAGTAGCTATCCACGGAGGAAAAGATCAAGAAGAGCGATATCGGTCGGTCGAGTCATTTAGAAATCAAGAGAAGGACGTGCTAGTTGCTACTGACGTCGCATCTAAAGGTTTGGATTTTCCGGATGTGCAGCATGTAATTAATTATGATATGCCAGACGATATCGAAAACTACGTACATCGAATTGGTCGTACTGGTCGATCTGGATCAAAAGGTTTAGCGACAACATTTATCAATAAGGCGACAGAGCAGTTTGTGCTATTGGATTTGAAACATCTTTTGATTGAAGCTCAACAAAAAGTTCCTCCGTTCTTGGGTGAACTATGCTCGGAAACAGAGAAATACGCAGATCTCGGTGATGGCTGTAGTTATTGTGGTGGTTTAGGTCACCGCATCACGGAATGTCCTAAACTTGAAGCCGTGCAAAGCAAACAAGCTTCTAATATTGGACGCAGAGATTATTTATCGAACACTGCTGCTGATTATTAA